In Fusobacterium canifelinum, a genomic segment contains:
- a CDS encoding DUF5105 domain-containing protein: MKKIFRYLVLSFAVLMLVACGKPDSQKAFEERFKEFNSVLTKQMEGADEGSKKMAEIISKATYTVNKVEEKGDNSELNVTIKAVNLGKYINEYVAAATEKYGVNVSADKQEEFNKFSVDYFSNIVNDKNVEYVETEVNVQMQKMEDGWRITNPNDIVSATLGGAGNLIGL; encoded by the coding sequence ATGAAAAAAATTTTTCGTTATCTAGTTTTAAGTTTTGCAGTATTAATGTTAGTGGCTTGTGGAAAACCAGATTCACAAAAGGCGTTTGAAGAAAGGTTTAAAGAATTCAATTCTGTACTAACTAAACAAATGGAAGGTGCTGATGAAGGTTCAAAGAAAATGGCAGAAATAATTAGCAAAGCTACATACACAGTCAATAAAGTTGAAGAAAAAGGCGATAATTCAGAATTAAATGTAACTATAAAAGCAGTAAATTTAGGTAAATATATAAATGAATATGTAGCAGCTGCAACAGAAAAATATGGAGTAAATGTATCAGCTGATAAACAAGAAGAATTTAATAAATTCTCTGTTGATTATTTTTCAAATATAGTAAATGATAAAAATGTAGAATATGTTGAAACAGAAGTAAATGTACAAATGCAAAAAATGGAAGATGGATGGAGAATAACAAATCCAAATGATATAGTATCTGCAACTTTAGGTGGAGCAGGAAATTTAATAGGTCTATAA
- a CDS encoding LptM family lipoprotein: MKKIFSYILLSFTLLMLVACGKPDSQKAFEKGFKETMAEIDKKMNEGNNEAAKMMGKILQKATYVINKVEENGNVSELDVTIKAVNLTKYLTEFMISLKPLVESNMGEEAFTKATVNYFSDLSKKDLDYIETNVKIYMEKINGEWKVKNTDDILIGIFGGLEEFVGIPHN; the protein is encoded by the coding sequence ATGAAGAAGATTTTTAGTTATATATTATTAAGTTTTACATTATTAATGTTAGTTGCTTGTGGAAAACCAGATTCACAAAAAGCATTTGAAAAAGGTTTTAAAGAAACTATGGCAGAAATAGATAAAAAAATGAATGAAGGCAATAATGAAGCTGCAAAAATGATGGGGAAAATTTTGCAAAAAGCTACATATGTAATTAATAAGGTTGAAGAAAATGGGAATGTATCTGAACTTGATGTAACTATAAAAGCAGTAAATTTAACAAAATATTTAACTGAATTTATGATATCTTTAAAACCATTAGTAGAATCTAATATGGGTGAAGAAGCTTTTACTAAGGCAACTGTTAATTATTTTTCTGATTTATCAAAAAAAGATTTAGATTATATTGAAACAAATGTAAAAATATATATGGAAAAAATTAATGGAGAATGGAAAGTAAAAAATACAGATGATATTTTAATTGGTATATTTGGTGGTTTAGAAGAATTTGTAGGTATACCACATAATTAA